One genomic region from Haloterrigena gelatinilytica encodes:
- a CDS encoding cation:proton antiporter: protein MALELYNVGLVVVGIALFGIAVLPRFVSDRAISMPIFFVGFGMLAFGLPIGLPPPDPLEQGTTTEHLAELGVIIALMGVGLKIDRPPGLRAWASTWRLLVVTMPLSIAGAALLGWWLGLVIPTAVLLGACIAPTDPVLASEVQVGGPGMGSEAEDEEEAAGMEDEVRFALTSEAGLNDGLAFPFTNLAIAFALVGLAPGNWVGEWLLIDVGYRIVVGAIVGVVLGYLTARLVFATEPDTPVAESVQGLEAVAGTLLVYGATELLGGYGFIAVFVAALMVRHYERTHDYNRSLHEVSEFAEQVMMGLIMLFFGGAIVGGLLEPLTLEGLAAAVAIVFLVRPLAGIVGFLGFDRDIAERATIAAFGVRGIGSFYYLAHGLNEAAFPDADVLWAVVGAVVLISIVVHGITATPAVRWLEKRAEARE, encoded by the coding sequence ATGGCACTCGAGCTGTACAACGTCGGCCTCGTCGTCGTCGGGATCGCGCTGTTCGGTATCGCCGTTCTCCCCAGGTTCGTCTCCGACCGAGCGATCTCGATGCCGATCTTCTTCGTCGGCTTCGGGATGCTCGCCTTCGGACTGCCGATCGGGCTCCCGCCGCCGGATCCCCTGGAGCAGGGAACGACGACGGAACACCTCGCGGAACTCGGCGTCATCATCGCCCTGATGGGCGTCGGGCTGAAGATCGACAGACCGCCGGGATTGCGCGCGTGGGCGTCGACGTGGCGGCTGCTCGTCGTGACGATGCCGCTGTCGATCGCCGGCGCGGCGCTGCTTGGCTGGTGGCTCGGCCTCGTGATCCCCACCGCCGTCCTGCTGGGCGCGTGCATCGCCCCCACCGACCCGGTGCTGGCCTCGGAGGTCCAGGTCGGCGGTCCGGGGATGGGCAGCGAGGCGGAGGACGAGGAGGAAGCGGCCGGGATGGAAGACGAGGTCCGATTCGCGCTCACCTCGGAGGCCGGGCTGAACGACGGGCTGGCCTTCCCGTTTACGAACCTGGCGATCGCGTTCGCGCTCGTCGGCCTCGCGCCCGGCAACTGGGTCGGCGAGTGGCTCCTGATCGACGTCGGCTATCGGATCGTCGTCGGCGCGATCGTCGGCGTCGTCCTCGGCTACCTGACCGCGCGGCTCGTCTTCGCGACGGAGCCCGACACCCCCGTCGCGGAGTCGGTGCAGGGACTCGAGGCCGTCGCCGGCACCCTGCTGGTCTACGGGGCGACGGAACTCCTCGGCGGCTACGGCTTCATCGCGGTCTTCGTCGCGGCGCTGATGGTCCGCCACTACGAGCGCACCCACGACTACAACCGCTCGCTCCACGAGGTCAGCGAGTTCGCCGAACAGGTGATGATGGGGCTGATCATGCTCTTCTTCGGCGGCGCCATCGTCGGCGGCCTCCTGGAACCGCTGACGCTCGAGGGGCTCGCCGCGGCGGTCGCGATCGTCTTTCTGGTCCGGCCGCTGGCGGGCATCGTCGGATTCCTCGGCTTCGACCGCGATATCGCCGAGCGGGCGACGATCGCCGCCTTCGGCGTCCGCGGGATCGGCTCGTTCTACTACCTCGCACACGGCCTCAACGAGGCCGCGTTCCCCGACGCAGACGTCCTGTGGGCCGTCGTCGGGGCCGTCGTCCTCATCTCCATCGTCGTCCACGGGATCACCGCGACGCCCGCGGTCCGCTGGCTCGAGAAACGGGCCGAAGCCCGCGAGTGA
- a CDS encoding MBL fold metallo-hydrolase — protein sequence MDTARSGEDDGLSVTALGTGASALDNGRASVGYVVHVDEEPRLLVDAGGGTAGRLSDARIDLTALDAVLLGHLHIDHTADLPAIVKAAYQQGRGDRPLEVYGPAGNAAQPGTEAWISTLFDAESGAYGYLSDFVERYADGELSLPTTEIDAVAGRDDAVTRVYDRDGVTVDAIPVVHGRVPTLAYRVAANGASITFSGDYAAETDNVARLADGSDVLVQHRLLEAGADGPKTELHPLPEEVGRIARDAGVGTLAVSHVGRDDREALESALETVREAFDGRIVVLDDLVDIAPDGTVLETQEIRETGSGSGASRRRSEAFVFASERSDS from the coding sequence ATGGATACCGCACGGTCGGGCGAGGACGACGGTCTGTCCGTCACGGCTCTCGGGACGGGGGCGTCGGCACTGGACAACGGGCGCGCGTCCGTCGGATACGTCGTCCACGTCGACGAGGAGCCGAGGTTGCTCGTCGACGCCGGCGGCGGGACCGCCGGTCGGCTCAGCGACGCCCGGATCGACCTGACGGCGTTGGACGCGGTCCTCCTCGGCCATCTGCACATCGATCACACGGCCGATCTCCCGGCGATCGTCAAGGCCGCGTACCAACAGGGGCGCGGCGATCGTCCGCTCGAGGTGTACGGACCCGCGGGAAACGCGGCACAGCCGGGGACCGAGGCGTGGATTTCGACCCTGTTCGACGCGGAGTCGGGCGCGTACGGCTACCTCTCCGACTTCGTCGAACGGTACGCCGACGGCGAACTCTCGCTTCCGACCACCGAGATCGACGCCGTCGCCGGGCGGGACGACGCGGTGACGCGAGTCTACGACCGCGACGGCGTCACCGTCGACGCGATTCCCGTCGTCCACGGCCGGGTGCCGACGCTCGCCTATCGCGTCGCCGCGAACGGCGCGTCGATCACCTTCAGCGGCGATTACGCCGCCGAGACCGACAACGTCGCGCGACTCGCCGACGGAAGCGACGTCCTCGTCCAGCACCGACTGCTCGAGGCGGGGGCCGACGGCCCGAAGACCGAGCTCCACCCGCTTCCCGAGGAGGTCGGTCGGATCGCTCGCGACGCCGGCGTCGGGACGCTCGCCGTCTCTCACGTCGGTCGCGACGACCGCGAGGCCCTCGAGTCCGCACTCGAGACCGTCCGCGAGGCGTTCGATGGCCGGATTGTCGTACTCGACGATCTGGTCGATATCGCCCCCGACGGAACCGTTCTCGAGACGCAGGAAATTCGCGAGACGGGATCGGGATCGGGAGCGTCGAGGCGCCGGTCCGAGGCGTTCGTCTTCGCCAGTGAGCGATCTGACTCGTGA
- a CDS encoding TIGR04347 family pseudo-SAM/SPASM protein: MISISKLLCDLDAEGDGLRYDAADGSSKPQITEEKQRRPVVVWNATRRCNLYCSHCYAGADLEAAPGEFSTSEAKTFLEQLADFGAPVILFSGGEPLVRDDLIELVDYAAELGLRPVLSSNGTLLTREKAEALDEAGLQYAGISVDGLPQRNDEFRGEDGAFEAAVRGIEHCLDVGLKTGLRYTITEANAPDLEGVVDLLVEKGLDRFCFYHLDYGGRGAEIVDADLSPQEKRAAIERVADLTLEYHDRGEEIETLLVGNYADAAFLVEYAREEFGEAKARAVYDYLERNGGDPTGERIADVDYAGNVHPTQFWQGYSLGNVRDRPFGEIWEDESNPLLSALREREDRLTGKCADCRYKSICRGASRLRALATTGDPFAPDPQCYLRDEEIRGEHPGSVAGGAAD; this comes from the coding sequence GTGATCTCGATCAGCAAGCTCCTCTGCGACCTCGACGCCGAGGGCGACGGGCTGCGCTACGACGCGGCCGACGGCTCCTCGAAGCCCCAGATCACCGAGGAGAAACAGCGCCGGCCGGTCGTCGTCTGGAACGCCACGCGGCGGTGCAACCTCTACTGTTCGCACTGTTACGCCGGCGCCGACCTCGAGGCCGCCCCCGGCGAGTTCTCGACGAGCGAAGCGAAGACTTTCCTCGAGCAGTTGGCCGACTTCGGGGCACCCGTGATCCTCTTCTCGGGGGGCGAACCGCTCGTCCGGGACGACCTGATCGAACTGGTCGATTACGCCGCGGAGCTCGGCCTGCGGCCGGTGCTCTCCTCGAACGGGACCCTCCTGACGCGGGAGAAGGCCGAGGCGCTCGACGAAGCGGGGCTGCAGTACGCCGGCATCTCCGTCGACGGCCTGCCCCAGCGCAACGACGAGTTCCGCGGCGAGGACGGCGCGTTCGAGGCCGCCGTCCGCGGCATCGAGCACTGTCTCGACGTCGGCCTCAAGACGGGCCTGCGGTACACGATCACCGAGGCCAACGCGCCGGACCTCGAGGGCGTGGTGGACCTGCTGGTCGAGAAGGGACTCGATCGGTTCTGTTTCTACCACCTCGACTACGGCGGTCGCGGCGCCGAAATCGTCGACGCCGACCTCTCCCCGCAGGAGAAACGCGCGGCCATCGAGCGGGTCGCCGACCTCACGCTCGAGTACCACGACCGCGGCGAGGAGATCGAGACCCTGCTCGTGGGCAACTACGCCGACGCCGCCTTCCTCGTGGAGTACGCCCGCGAGGAGTTCGGCGAGGCGAAGGCGCGGGCGGTCTACGACTACCTCGAGCGAAACGGCGGCGATCCGACGGGCGAGCGGATCGCGGACGTCGACTACGCGGGCAACGTCCACCCGACGCAGTTCTGGCAGGGCTACAGCCTCGGCAACGTCCGCGACCGGCCGTTCGGCGAGATCTGGGAGGACGAGTCGAACCCGCTGCTGTCGGCGCTGCGCGAGCGCGAGGACCGGCTCACCGGGAAGTGCGCGGACTGTCGATACAAGTCGATCTGCCGCGGCGCGTCGCGGTTGCGCGCGCTCGCGACGACCGGCGATCCGTTCGCGCCGGATCCGCAGTGTTACCTCCGGGACGAGGAGATCCGCGGCGAGCACCCGGGATCGGTCGCGGGCGGCGCCGCGGACTGA
- a CDS encoding sensor histidine kinase translates to MIRWHRVITVAGLVLVVVALATAAATLADGGTALEAVLDVFLISAPGLVLLSVGVWLPGTDIDPDLHPRIAAWIVGGIAVMVGLIALRALDPAVDVTFTVSTQTASVATGSIAGLAVGVHEARAITHSRTLERQNEELTEKHAVERRNDDLEATKAQLERANARLEASNERLEEFAYAASHDLQEPLRMISSYLQLLERRYADALDEDGREFIDFAVDGADRMRRMIDGLLEYSRVETQGDPFEPVDLDAVLDDVLTDLQLRIEETDAAIAREPLPTVTGDAGQLRQVLQNLLSNALEYSGDEPPRVAVSAAETGSEWVIAVRDEGIGIDPADADRIFALFQRLHSVEESAGSGIGLAVCKRIVERHGGEIRVDAEPGEGATFSVAIPQSRAEKSIADDRSARSPST, encoded by the coding sequence ATGATTCGTTGGCACCGCGTAATTACCGTAGCCGGGCTCGTCCTCGTCGTCGTCGCACTCGCCACCGCGGCCGCGACGCTCGCCGACGGCGGGACCGCTCTCGAGGCGGTTCTCGACGTCTTTCTGATCAGCGCCCCGGGGCTGGTGTTGCTGTCCGTCGGCGTCTGGCTGCCGGGTACCGATATCGATCCCGATCTCCATCCGCGGATCGCCGCGTGGATCGTCGGCGGGATCGCGGTGATGGTCGGTCTGATCGCGTTGCGCGCGCTCGACCCCGCCGTCGACGTGACGTTCACCGTCAGCACGCAGACGGCGTCGGTCGCGACCGGGTCGATCGCCGGGCTGGCCGTCGGCGTCCACGAAGCCCGCGCGATCACCCACTCCCGAACGCTCGAGCGACAGAACGAGGAACTCACGGAGAAACACGCCGTCGAGCGGCGCAACGACGACCTGGAGGCGACCAAGGCGCAACTCGAGCGCGCCAACGCCCGGCTCGAGGCCTCGAACGAACGCCTCGAGGAGTTCGCTTACGCGGCCAGCCACGACCTCCAGGAGCCGTTACGGATGATCTCGAGCTATCTGCAGTTGCTCGAGCGCCGGTACGCGGACGCCTTGGACGAGGACGGCCGGGAGTTCATCGACTTCGCGGTCGACGGCGCCGACCGCATGCGCCGGATGATCGACGGCCTGCTCGAGTACTCGCGGGTCGAGACGCAGGGGGACCCGTTCGAGCCGGTCGATCTGGACGCGGTCCTCGACGACGTGCTCACCGACCTCCAGCTTCGGATCGAAGAGACCGACGCCGCGATCGCTCGCGAGCCGCTCCCGACGGTGACCGGCGACGCCGGCCAACTGCGCCAGGTGCTCCAGAATCTGCTGTCGAACGCGCTGGAGTACAGCGGCGACGAGCCGCCGCGCGTGGCCGTATCGGCTGCGGAGACCGGTTCCGAGTGGGTGATCGCGGTCCGCGACGAGGGGATCGGCATCGACCCCGCGGACGCCGACCGGATCTTCGCGCTCTTCCAGCGGCTCCACTCCGTCGAGGAGAGCGCCGGATCGGGGATCGGACTGGCGGTGTGCAAACGTATCGTCGAACGTCACGGCGGGGAGATCCGCGTCGACGCCGAACCCGGCGAGGGCGCGACGTTTTCCGTCGCGATTCCGCAATCGCGGGCCGAGAAATCGATCGCCGACGATCGGTCCGCCCGGTCGCCGTCGACGTGA
- a CDS encoding CGCGG family putative rSAM-modified RiPP protein, with amino-acid sequence MSDGSADPDVEPVTRREHDVSWSANLEKPRHAADRDLVVSQAKDAVEATAAGTHVNLVTHGDHGRPENYLWDELEAAFEGIDLEIEYVDRCGCGGHVTRVHVGD; translated from the coding sequence ATGAGCGACGGTAGTGCGGACCCCGACGTCGAGCCCGTCACCCGCCGCGAACACGACGTCTCGTGGTCGGCGAACCTCGAGAAGCCCCGCCACGCGGCGGACCGCGACCTCGTCGTCTCGCAGGCCAAAGACGCGGTCGAGGCGACCGCCGCGGGTACCCACGTCAACCTCGTCACCCACGGTGACCACGGCCGGCCCGAGAACTACCTCTGGGACGAACTCGAGGCCGCGTTCGAGGGGATCGACCTCGAGATCGAATACGTCGACCGCTGTGGCTGCGGCGGTCACGTGACTCGAGTGCACGTCGGCGACTGA
- a CDS encoding TIGR04053 family radical SAM/SPASM domain-containing protein: MRPGTLDTSDRPMVLIWELTQACGLACDHCRADARPNRHPDELSTAEGKRLLEDAAEFGDGQLVVLSGGDPLVRDDVEELIAHGDDLGLRMTITPSGTGSLTADRIRAMADAGLKRMAVSIDGASPESHDEFRGETGSFEETVRAVEDAKAAGLPVQVNTTVCRQTVGELPEIRDLLREIGAVMWSVFFLVPVGRGRILEPIDPDEADAVMAWLDEVSDEEPFGLKTTEAPHYRRVSMQRQRARADENGDGGDDDGRPPSQGLERRGGIVAGDGFAFVSHTGEVFPSGFLPESAGNVRERPVTELYRESDLFRALRDRDNLSGKCGACPYRHVCGGSRSRAFATTGDPLASDPLCPYVPEGYDGPLPWEAPETTPGQPSSSD; the protein is encoded by the coding sequence ATGCGCCCCGGCACGCTCGATACGTCCGACCGACCGATGGTCCTCATCTGGGAACTCACCCAGGCCTGCGGGCTGGCCTGCGATCACTGTCGGGCCGACGCCCGGCCGAACCGCCACCCCGACGAGCTCTCGACCGCCGAGGGGAAACGCCTGCTCGAGGACGCCGCCGAGTTCGGCGACGGCCAGCTGGTCGTCCTCTCGGGCGGCGACCCCCTCGTGCGCGACGACGTCGAGGAGCTGATCGCCCACGGCGACGACCTGGGACTCCGGATGACGATCACGCCGAGCGGCACCGGCTCGCTGACCGCGGACCGCATTCGGGCGATGGCCGACGCCGGGCTCAAGCGGATGGCCGTCAGCATCGACGGCGCGTCTCCCGAGAGCCACGACGAGTTCCGCGGCGAGACCGGCAGCTTCGAGGAGACCGTCCGCGCCGTCGAGGACGCCAAGGCGGCGGGGCTCCCGGTTCAGGTCAACACGACGGTCTGTCGCCAGACGGTCGGCGAACTCCCCGAAATTCGGGACCTCCTGCGAGAGATCGGCGCCGTGATGTGGAGCGTCTTCTTCCTCGTCCCCGTCGGCCGCGGCCGCATCTTAGAGCCGATCGATCCCGACGAGGCCGACGCCGTGATGGCCTGGCTCGACGAGGTCAGCGACGAAGAGCCGTTCGGCCTCAAGACGACCGAAGCGCCCCACTATCGGCGGGTCTCGATGCAACGCCAGCGCGCTCGAGCGGACGAGAACGGCGACGGCGGTGACGACGACGGTCGACCGCCCTCGCAGGGACTCGAGCGTCGCGGCGGGATCGTCGCCGGGGACGGCTTCGCGTTCGTGAGCCACACCGGCGAGGTCTTCCCCTCCGGCTTTCTGCCGGAGTCGGCCGGGAACGTCCGCGAGCGGCCCGTCACCGAACTCTACCGTGAGTCGGATCTCTTCCGAGCGCTGCGCGACCGCGACAACCTCTCGGGCAAGTGTGGGGCCTGTCCCTACCGCCACGTCTGCGGCGGGAGTCGCTCGCGGGCGTTCGCGACGACCGGCGATCCGCTGGCGAGCGACCCGCTCTGCCCGTACGTTCCCGAGGGCTACGACGGTCCGCTCCCGTGGGAGGCTCCGGAGACGACCCCCGGCCAGCCGTCGTCGAGCGACTGA
- a CDS encoding HalOD1 output domain-containing protein: MLLSADSSDATTADSLSFEVISAVAEQEGIDPVEVEPPEYDALYDVINPEALDSLFAPREDGTRRGSGRVEFVFCGYRVVVTSDGDVDVLEKTGGR; encoded by the coding sequence ATGCTACTCTCAGCCGATTCATCGGATGCGACCACCGCAGACTCACTCAGTTTTGAAGTTATCAGCGCTGTCGCCGAGCAGGAGGGCATCGATCCGGTGGAGGTCGAACCGCCGGAGTACGACGCGCTGTACGACGTCATCAATCCGGAAGCCCTCGATTCCCTCTTCGCGCCCCGAGAGGACGGCACGAGACGAGGCTCCGGCCGGGTAGAATTCGTCTTCTGTGGCTACCGCGTCGTCGTCACCAGCGACGGCGACGTCGACGTTCTCGAGAAAACCGGCGGCCGATAA
- a CDS encoding Htur_1727 family rSAM-partnered candidate RiPP — protein sequence MVEKARRERVEADERGNPTPQWEVFLREEPGDPLRHVGSVAAGSESEAHEHASRLFGWYAVDVWLCPADAVGRYSTRGLESESERSDDAGDGTDSDGDGDDDSDGDGEPRVYKETAGASEVNSL from the coding sequence ATGGTCGAGAAAGCACGACGCGAACGGGTCGAGGCCGACGAACGGGGGAACCCGACGCCGCAGTGGGAAGTGTTCCTGCGCGAGGAGCCAGGTGATCCGCTGCGACACGTCGGCAGCGTCGCGGCCGGGAGCGAGAGCGAGGCCCACGAACACGCCTCGCGGCTGTTCGGCTGGTACGCCGTCGACGTCTGGCTCTGTCCGGCCGACGCGGTCGGGCGGTACTCGACGCGCGGCCTCGAGTCCGAGAGCGAACGATCCGACGACGCCGGTGACGGGACCGATTCCGACGGTGATGGAGACGACGACAGCGACGGCGACGGAGAACCCCGCGTCTACAAGGAAACCGCCGGCGCCTCCGAGGTGAACAGCCTGTGA
- a CDS encoding MoaD/ThiS family protein, whose translation MTAETTEAIETAAGESRERRTAREESTETRPQTTVTVRCTGHVRDAVGAHELEYAFAGTRLRDFLEAFFDDYDVEELLIAETEADATHSGWAPVPDDLPGTWRKNPEGDQTRPFARVCINGRFNEHFEGFETELEDGDRVALIYPFMFCC comes from the coding sequence ATGACCGCCGAAACCACCGAGGCGATCGAGACGGCCGCAGGCGAGAGCCGAGAGCGTCGAACGGCGCGGGAAGAGTCGACGGAGACGCGCCCACAGACGACCGTCACCGTGCGCTGTACCGGCCACGTCCGCGACGCCGTCGGCGCCCACGAACTCGAGTACGCCTTCGCGGGGACGCGTCTCCGGGACTTCCTCGAGGCCTTCTTCGACGACTACGACGTCGAGGAGCTGCTGATCGCGGAGACCGAAGCGGACGCGACCCACAGCGGCTGGGCGCCGGTTCCCGACGACCTGCCCGGCACGTGGCGCAAGAATCCGGAAGGCGACCAGACCCGGCCGTTCGCCCGCGTCTGCATCAACGGCCGGTTCAACGAGCACTTCGAGGGGTTCGAGACGGAACTCGAGGACGGGGACCGGGTCGCGCTGATATACCCGTTCATGTTCTGCTGCTGA
- a CDS encoding catalase, which produces MSDDDSTPTERDEEQPQATDGGESDESRSDAESGRTGTSRDDDIDENSKQEQLDDVRENPEGERLTSDHGVTISDTDNSLKAGERGPTIMEDFHFREKMTQFDHESIPERVVHARGSGAHGYFQPYEDPDLGEYDDIEELTKAKVLTDPDQKTPVFTRFSTVVGSRGSADTVRDVRGFATKFYTEEGNWDLVGNNIPVFFIQDAMEFPDLVHSIKPEPDDGTPQASAAHDTFWDFASLKPEITHMIMWVLSGRALPRAYRMMQGFGVHTFRLVNDEGDARFVKFHWTPELDTSQLVWDETQKIAGKNPDFNRMDLYDVIEAGYELEWELGVQVFDEEEAAEFDFDVLDPTKIVPESEVPVRPIGKMVLNETPDNFFAEVEQVAFHPGNVVPGIDFSNDPLLQGRLFSYQDTQLNRFGSANWDEIPINRPVAERHNNQRAGFMRQEINEGKASYKPNSIGDDDPQEVPEGEGGYEHHAEKIDGKKIRNRSESFQTHFDQARLFWNSMTEPEKQNIVDAAHFELGKVDRVEIRERMVYDLFNNVDHEFAKRVAEGIGIEPPEEPGDEMPTHDREDSRLSIEQRRDADSIETRKIAVLVDDGYDSDHLETIESTLEDEGARVKIVSKILGDKTSENGDTVEADKSHVTTESVLFDALFVPGGEDSVDALVEQGDAKHFVAETFKHKKPIAAAGSGTELLEAVDLPDVEIADDGETVSSDGVVTGRGDDLEELAEAFVDAIAEHRHWERSPKEVPA; this is translated from the coding sequence ATGTCAGACGACGACTCTACGCCCACCGAACGAGACGAAGAGCAACCGCAAGCGACCGACGGCGGCGAGAGCGACGAGTCCCGCTCCGACGCCGAATCCGGCCGAACCGGAACCAGCCGCGACGACGATATCGACGAGAACAGCAAGCAGGAGCAACTCGACGACGTTCGCGAGAACCCCGAGGGCGAGCGGCTGACGAGCGACCACGGGGTGACGATCAGCGACACGGACAACTCCCTGAAGGCCGGCGAGCGCGGGCCGACGATCATGGAGGACTTCCACTTCCGGGAGAAGATGACCCAGTTCGACCACGAGTCGATCCCGGAACGAGTCGTCCACGCCCGCGGGTCGGGCGCCCACGGCTACTTCCAGCCCTACGAGGACCCCGACCTCGGCGAGTACGACGACATCGAGGAGCTGACGAAAGCGAAGGTGCTGACCGATCCCGATCAGAAGACGCCCGTCTTCACCCGGTTCTCGACGGTCGTCGGCTCCCGCGGCTCGGCGGACACGGTCCGGGACGTCCGCGGCTTCGCGACGAAGTTCTACACCGAGGAGGGCAACTGGGACCTCGTCGGGAACAACATCCCGGTCTTCTTCATCCAGGACGCGATGGAGTTCCCCGATCTGGTCCACTCGATCAAGCCCGAGCCCGACGACGGAACGCCCCAGGCCTCGGCGGCCCACGACACCTTCTGGGACTTCGCCTCGCTCAAACCCGAAATCACGCACATGATCATGTGGGTGCTCTCGGGTCGCGCGCTACCGCGGGCCTACCGGATGATGCAGGGCTTCGGCGTCCACACCTTCCGGCTGGTCAACGACGAGGGCGACGCGCGGTTCGTCAAGTTCCACTGGACGCCCGAACTCGACACCAGCCAACTCGTCTGGGACGAGACCCAGAAGATCGCCGGCAAGAACCCCGATTTCAACCGGATGGACCTCTACGACGTCATCGAAGCGGGGTACGAACTCGAGTGGGAGTTGGGCGTCCAGGTCTTCGACGAGGAGGAGGCCGCCGAGTTCGACTTCGACGTCCTCGATCCGACGAAGATCGTCCCCGAGAGCGAGGTCCCGGTCCGCCCGATCGGGAAGATGGTGCTCAACGAGACGCCGGACAACTTCTTCGCGGAGGTCGAACAGGTCGCGTTCCACCCGGGGAACGTCGTCCCCGGTATCGACTTCTCGAACGACCCCCTGCTACAGGGACGGCTCTTCTCCTACCAGGACACCCAGCTCAACCGCTTCGGCAGCGCCAACTGGGACGAGATCCCGATCAACCGACCCGTCGCCGAGCGACACAACAACCAGCGGGCCGGCTTCATGCGCCAGGAGATCAACGAGGGGAAAGCCTCCTACAAGCCCAACTCGATCGGCGACGACGATCCCCAGGAGGTTCCCGAAGGAGAGGGCGGGTACGAACACCACGCCGAGAAGATCGACGGGAAGAAGATTCGCAACCGGTCGGAGAGCTTCCAGACCCACTTCGACCAGGCACGGCTGTTCTGGAACAGCATGACCGAACCCGAGAAGCAGAACATCGTCGACGCCGCCCACTTCGAACTCGGGAAGGTCGACCGCGTCGAGATCCGCGAGCGGATGGTCTACGACCTGTTCAACAACGTCGACCACGAGTTCGCCAAGCGGGTCGCGGAGGGCATCGGGATCGAGCCCCCCGAAGAGCCCGGCGACGAGATGCCGACGCACGACCGCGAGGACTCGCGGCTGAGCATCGAGCAGCGCCGCGACGCCGACTCCATCGAAACCCGCAAGATCGCCGTCCTCGTCGACGACGGCTACGACAGCGACCACCTCGAGACCATCGAATCGACGCTGGAAGACGAGGGCGCCCGCGTGAAGATCGTCTCGAAGATCCTCGGCGACAAGACGTCCGAGAACGGCGACACGGTCGAGGCCGACAAGAGCCACGTGACCACCGAATCGGTGCTGTTCGACGCCCTCTTCGTCCCCGGCGGCGAGGACAGCGTCGACGCGCTCGTCGAGCAGGGCGACGCGAAACACTTCGTCGCCGAGACGTTCAAGCACAAGAAGCCGATCGCCGCCGCCGGTTCGGGGACGGAGCTCCTCGAGGCGGTCGACCTCCCCGACGTGGAGATCGCCGACGACGGCGAAACCGTCTCCTCGGACGGCGTGGTGACGGGACGGGGCGACGACCTCGAGGAATTGGCCGAGGCGTTCGTCGACGCGATCGCCGAACACCGCCACTGGGAGCGGAGCCCGAAGGAAGTGCCGGCGTAA